A window of Silurus meridionalis isolate SWU-2019-XX chromosome 4, ASM1480568v1, whole genome shotgun sequence contains these coding sequences:
- the LOC124384608 gene encoding little elongation complex subunit 1-like, which produces MVMVTAWPSFLSHESSLCRAIHIVSNLKAKGKIFHLLTKYLHWDEEPPGNIHNAITSTLKSFLEDSSLRFLENSWYGYDLCPATWNYIFSLDLLCAQLGWTWTITNIIRKDLWLILNTWLRQARTEQTPFRDVCVAAVFRLLGRLGQLGLKENLLMSFENLAKSINQFGMQNFSKGMPWEVQLSVIYATHDLAPSNPEAALKTLESWRKNSTQPVPPAVIKCITQISFLCHQTKSQNSKKLL; this is translated from the exons atggtcatggtgacagcatggccaagttTTTTGTCCCATGAAAGTTCTTTATGCCGAGCAATTCACATAGTGAGCAACCTGAAAGCAAAGGGAAAGATATTTCACTTGCTCACCAAGTATCTGCACTGGGATGAG GAGCCTCCGGGAAACATCCACAATGCTATCACCAGCACCCTGAAGTCTTTTCTGGAAGACAGCAGTCTGAGGTTCCTGGAGAACAGCTGGTATGGTTATGATCTCTGCCCTGCTACCTGGAACtacatcttcagcctggatcttctgtgtgcacaactgggctggacTTGGACCATTACCAATATTATACG gaAGGATCTTTGGCTGATCCTGAACACTTGGCTGAGGCAAGCAAGAACAGAGCAAACACCGTTCCGAGACGTCTGTGTAGCAGCAgttttcaggctacttg GGCGACTTGGTCAACTAGGACTTAAGGAGAACCTGCTAATGTCATTTGAAAATCTGGCAAAAAGCATAAATCAGTTTGGAATGCAAAACTTCTCAAAAG GTATGCCATGGGAagtgcagctctcagtcatctatgccactcatgatctggcacccagcaacccTGAAGCAGCTCTGAAGACATTGGAATCATGGAGGAAAAACAGCACACAGCCCGTTCCCCCAGCCGTCATCAAATGCATTACGCAAATCAGCTTCCTTTGTCATCAGACCAAGTCACAAAACTCTAAGAAACTACTGTAG
- the LOC124384621 gene encoding RING finger protein 225-like: MDRSPYAPDSPTEPTAPSTAPCTTPCTTTTSCTMEVSEAQVFCNDDLPDLECAVCFSQFNNVFNTPKVLQCGHTFCLECLARINIKSSQPDSLQCPLCRAYTPVPTLGLPKLATDSVVLSCLPEAMQRVYSIHFNRNRGKLQLKGIPSSVPPSPNRQHRSLDLGEQVNTELEHYPPSGVCPRFILIMEIAFLIIGFCLLFLVFHLHNLKPEIGLHAHDLP; the protein is encoded by the coding sequence ATGGATCGCTCTCCTTATGCCCCTGACAGCCCCACGGAGCCCACAGCGCCTTCTACAGCACCATGCACAACaccctgcaccaccaccacgtctTGCACCATGGAGGTCTCTGAAGCCCAGGTTTTCTGTAATGATGACCTCCCAGACCTGGAGTGTGCCGTGTGTTTCAGTCAGTTCAACAACGTCTTCAACACACCCAAAGTGCTGCAATGTGGCCACACCTTCTGCCTGGAGTGCCTCGCACGCATCAACATAAAATCCTCTCAGCCCGACAGCCTGCAGTGCCCTCTGTGCAGAGCGTACACCCCTGTGCCCACCCTGGGCCTCCCTAAACTGGCGACAGACAGCGTGGTGCTGTCCTGCCTCCCCGAGGCCATGCAGCGTGTCTACAGCATCCACTTCAACCGCAACAGAGGCAAGCTGCAGTTGAAGGGCATCCCCAGCTCTGTCCCACCTTCCCCGAACCGTCAGCACCGCAGCCTGGACCTCGGGGAGCAAGTCAACACTGAGCTGGAACATTATCCACCCAGCGGTGTCTGCCCCCGCTTCATCCTGATCATGGAGATAGCATTCCTTATCATCGGTTTCTGCCTCCTTTTCTTAGTTTTTCACTTACACAATTTAAAGCCAGAGATTGGCTTACATGCACACGatttaccttga